The genomic window AGATGAACCGGTTTTACAGGATCAAGACCTTTTTTGGAAGAAATAACAACATCAACCAGATCCGCATAACGGTAGGATTCCATGAGAGGAACCACAGCTCCTATAGGATATACATCAAAGGCATGTTTTGAAAGGGTCTTCGCACTGCGTACCCTGAGATCCAGATGAGTGGAGCCCTGTACAGGGCCCGCTAGAAGCATATCATCCGTTACAATTTCTCTGGCTGCAACCACCCTTTCAAGAGTAGTTTCAAGTTCGTCTTCTGCCCTTTTGTAAGAGACATCAGGAGGAGTTGGAATGTCAAGGGGGACTGCAATATCAGAACCAATGTTTTTTTGGAACGCTATGATCTGCTCGTTTGTTACTTCAACATCCCCATAAACGGATAGTTGAAAAGAACCTGAATCTGTCATGATCGGACCATCAAAACCCAGAAGATGATGCAGGCCTTTTTCCAGTGCTATGTTCCTGAGTTCTTCCTTGCGAGAAATGATATATGAATTTGTAATAAGTATTTGTGCACCGAACTGATGCATTTCAGAAGAGGGTATTGTGTTTATATTGGGATTTATAACTGGCATAACCGTTGGTGTTTCAACAACACCATGTGGTGTATGCAATCTACCAATACGGCCAGCTGCGTCTTTTTGCAGTATTTCGAATACAGCGGTCATGGGAGCAATAGATACCGGTGATAGTATATATGTGTATTTGAATGGTAATGGAAAAATGTGTAAAGGAGGAAGACAATATATCCCAGTTCAGTCTTTATTATAGCAGGTGAAAAAATGATTATTCCCGAACCCATAAAATGTGAAATCGAATATAAAGGAGGAGTGGACAATCTTTATACAAAAATGCCTCCTGAAGATGAATTCAAACGTTGGAGTGAGATTCACCATGCATTATCATCCCCACTCAGGTTGAAGATACTATATATGGTAACCAAACAACCCCTTTGTGTATGCATAATAAAGCATATTCTAAAAGTATCTGATTCAAAGTTATCATACCACCTTTCAATATTAAGTGGAAGTGGTATCATAAAAGGAACCAGAGAAGGAAACTGGATAATATATAGTGCTACTGAAGAAGGCAAACAGATGATTGAAGGAATATCAGGGAAATAAACAATATTCATTTATTGAATTCATTCTATGATCTTTTCTTTTCATCCTTCATTCCCTTCAACGCCAAGCTCGTTATAATATTTTATATCTGTCATTGATTTCTCTATCGGATTAATACTTTCAGGAAAGATGTTTAAAAAATCAGAATTCAGAATAAGTAAGTAAGTGTTAATAAGTTGAGCCAGCAGCGATGTATAGTTCCCAAAGGCTCTCGCACTTTAGTACCGTATACAACGCTGGCAGGCTTATCTTCTGTGTTCGGGATGGGTACAGGAGTTACCCTGCCGCTATGGCCGCTGTTCTCAACTTATATGAGATGGATGAAAGCCAAGGCCCGGATTCGAACCGGGATGGAATCGCTCTGCAGGCGATTGCGTAGCCGCTCCGCCACCTTGGCACATTGGTCATGTGCGAAGCGTGATTCTATGACGCAACCGTCAT from Methanohalophilus halophilus includes these protein-coding regions:
- a CDS encoding ArsR/SmtB family transcription factor, which produces MIIPEPIKCEIEYKGGVDNLYTKMPPEDEFKRWSEIHHALSSPLRLKILYMVTKQPLCVCIIKHILKVSDSKLSYHLSILSGSGIIKGTREGNWIIYSATEEGKQMIEGISGK